The Rosa rugosa chromosome 3, drRosRugo1.1, whole genome shotgun sequence sequence GTgattatttttttgttcttcatggTGATTCTGCAGATCTTGAAAGGTTGTTCTTCATGGTCATTCTCCATATCTTGAAGGAATAATCTTGAGATCCAACCTGTGTTTTGTAGAGATTGAGTCTTTGTTTGCATCTAATGAATCCTGCAAGATAATCCCAGTAAGATTAGCAAATCGATCCAAGAACGCGTTCAACAGCCACAGAGAGGCATTTACTTGTAGATCTAAGACCACAAAACTCAACCACAACCCAAAAATACTATCTTCAACAAAAGTCAAACAAATCAACACCACCTAAAACCCAATCAACCAATTTAGAGAGAAACACGTACCAGATGCAAAGGGGATTTGATGCCTGACCAGAGCCGAAGTGATAACCCAAATCTCTCAATCTCCCAAAAAAAAACTGTTTCTTCGTTTGCCCAGAGATCCACTTAAGATCAATGCAAATTGATGTGTTCAACATCCATAGAGATGCCCTTACTTGCATATCTAAGATCCATGCAAATAATACAAAGTGAAATCAGTTGCATCTGAAAATCAAATTGACCAAAACATTTGGAAGTTTCAGAAAATGGGAGACTCAGGCTTTTCCGGGCTCCGAACCCAACGCAGCTGCCTGGCTCTTGGGGTTTGCGGGTCGGGTGGAGATTCGGTTGAGGTATCGGTGCAGAAAAGTCGGAGGAGGGTGAGGGATTGGGTGTTTGAGGGCCATTGGGAgggtttagagagagaaatcatGGTGAATGAGGTCTGGGGTTTTTGGTGAGGATAAACGAGAAGGCATCTAAAGTCTAAACTGGAATTAATGAAGTTAAATGGGAATTCGGGGAAAGTTATTgataagagcatctccaaccatttagTCATAAGCCAAAGCCATATGCAAAATTTGACTCCCCTAGTGTCATCactattcattcaatttttccatctccaaccatgtttagtcaaaagccaaagtcatttaataaattaataattttagagaattaattaactacaatatgaatttatatatcatacataattatgttatataatatatcgtcattaattgattaaattttttttttttttttttttttgggaatatatatattcatgccACGTGTCAATGCTATTCGGATCCGATATCTTATCTCTATCtcggttgagattttatttACCACGTGATAAGATAAGATTTTCTATCAAAACTTTGATACCGATTTTAGTGCCACGTGTCAGTCGTTGAAAGGCTGGTTAGATTACGTTTTTGATTTTTATCTGCCACGTGTCGTATCCTATCTTCAGATAACCTTTTCCAACCCTCCATAAATACGGAGTCATTCAATCCATCATAGCTCACCAATTCACAAACACATCTCTTCTCATATCAGAAGCTTAGAAATTCTGAACTTCcttttcattttatatttttggtTCCTTGTTGCAATGAATAGGCTCCGGAAATTGCTGAtgcaagaggaagaagatgccATTACAAGAAATCGTCAAAGAGCCCTGGTGATGCAGGCAGCTTCCTCTCATATCTTGAGGATCCAAGAGGAAGAATCACAGTGGGGTGGTTCACAGCCCGGGCGCCAGTACATCGCAAGAGATCGAGAAGCTATGGATCGACGACTGAAAGCTCTATACTTCACTTCGCCGTGCAGGTTCCAGGGCGATATATTTCGCAGAAGGTACAGAATGCGACCTCACGTGTTTGACCAAATGATGCATGATGTTGCCAACCACGATCCGTACTTCGTGCAAACTGATGATGCCTCCGGCAAAGTTGGTTTGTCTACCGAACAAAAGCTTACTTGTGCTATGAGGATGCTTGCTTACGGGCTTCCGGCCGACCTGTGTGATGAGTTTCTAGACGTAGCTGAATCTACAGCTTTGGAGATCTTGTCGCACTTTACTAGAGCAATCTGGAATGTGTACCACGATCATTACCTTCGTCGACCAACTCCGGCAGATTTGCAGCGGTTGCTCGATGTTGCCGACAAAAGGGGGTTCCCCGAAATGGTGGGAAGTCTCGATTGTATGCACTGGCAGTGGAAAAACTGCCCAACCTCATGGCAAGGGCACTTCACTGGTTATAAGGGAAAACCCACAATCATTCTGGAGGCGGTCGCATCATACGATGCTTGGATTTGGCACGCCTATTTCGGACTTCCAGGTTCTCTTAATGACATTAATGTACTTGGAATGTCTCCATTATTCAACGAAATATGCACAGGTGAGGCTCCTCGAGTTTCGTACCATGTAGGTGATAGAGAATATGGCCAATGCTACTACCTAGTCGATGGGATCTACCCTAAATGGGGATCTTTTGTGAAAGCAATTAGAAATCCAATTACGCCAGAGCAAGCTCATTTTACAAAGATGCAGGAGTCATACAGAAAAGACGTGGAGAGGGCTTTTGGCATTCTCCAAGCTCGTTTTGCAATAGTAAGAGGACCCGCCCGTGGATGGGATAGAGAGGATCTATCATACATCATGATGACCTGCATTATTTTGCACAACATGATTGTCGATGATGAgcgtgaagaagatgaagagtcGCCTTTTGACCCCGATGATATCCCCACCAGACCAAGGAAAGCACAAATATATGAGAGGTATGAGGATGATCATGAGGTTGAGCGCAACCGTCCTGAACTGGAGGAGTTCATGACCCGTTACCAGGGGGTTAGATGTCCAATTGTGCATAGAGTCCTTGAAGGAGATTTGGTTAATCACCTCTGGAACATGAAGCTGCAAGCAGAGCGGAACCGCAGATGAAGAGATTGTATTTTCACGCTTTCAATAATTGGCAATGTGGCCATTGTGTGGTTTGATTGTTTGTGTGTTTATGCTTTGTAATGTTGtgtggttttattttattgttagtGTGTTTATGCTTTTGTAATGCAGTGTGTTTTATTGTTATGAATAAAAGTGAGATAAAaacaagtttttgtttttatttgttaaCTATAAAATAAAGCAACAATTTTATTTCATAATTGAAAAACATAAGTGAAAAAGTACAACCAATAAAATATTTCTAATTTCTCCCCATCCATTGAGTCTCTTGAACTGGCACGTAGAGGTCCAAGTTAGAGTCATCTTCACTATGTGGTGTATTTTCTTCTGGAGAAAAGGAGGGTTGACGAAATGCACCAGCACTAGAGCTTTGTTCCTCCCTCTCAATAATCTGTGCTTGCTTCCTCTCCCAATAACTCCTTTTTTTGGGTGTGAAAATTGACGGATCCACTTTCATTGTGCGAGCATCTTCCGCGTGCTGCTCAGCTAATTTAGTCTCCTCCCTGAGTCGCAGCCTGTATTCGAGATCGCGCTCTCCTTGGTCTGCAATCCTTTGCATTTGCAATAAGAGTTCACCTGTTTCGTCTTGCCTGGATTTTTTCTTAGCAGCCTTCTGAGCTTTTTGACCTGGGGGGGCGTGCATGCACATTTGAAGAGCTTGGGGAGTCACTCGCGGGAGTGCCGTCATCCTCTAAGTTGATAGAGGTAGGAAAACTTGAGCTACCGACATTCATGCCCGGAGGATTGCTAAACTTTTTTGTATCCTTTACTATTGGCCAACAATGCTCAAACGCAAACTCCTCTCCTTTAGCTAAGGTACGATATATTGACTTAGCTTGTAATACCTATAAATAAGAAGATATTAATCATGTACTATATATATTTATACGAAAGTCAATATACATAACATGCTAAAATAACggtaaaattaattttaaaaataagaataaaacGTCAAGAATAAGGATGATTACCTCGTCGGTGGCGTTATCACCACTTCCTCGAAGAAGTGCCGCTTTGTTAAGAGCTTGACGCCATCTTTGGCATGCCGGTCTAATCTTTTTCCAACGACCGTCACACCCTCCTCCCAATCTAACCACGCCTCCGGCAGGCTTGCAAGTCTCGTATACTTCATGTACACGCTCCcacaatctttttttttctcttgactAGTACCCTTAGAGCCGTCTTCACCAACGGTAACTACAGCTATGCACAAGGCTATATCTTCGGCATCCTTCCAACACTCTTGTCTTGGGGTAGGCATCttctaaaaaaattgaaagctaGCTAGATGAAGAACAATGGTGAAAAAGAATGAAATTTGGAGGAGATTGGAGATGTTTTGGAGTGAAAAATTATGAAGAAGAGggttggtatttatagaatttgttAAAGTTACTGTTCCAACGGGCAAAAaacatttttctgattttttagaaaattttcttttattttttcaatttttttttggtttaaaacACATTTACTTTATTATAAACCGTTGATTTTAATCCAAACATTTTTTTGAACCGTCAGATTAGATATtcagtaaatatatatttacttttTGATTTTTAGAACCAATTAATCTCGGCCTTTCATTTTAAATCTCTCTCTCCATGCATGAATCCCGTCCGTCGGTTTGAGGACTGTTGGAACCCCCAACGGCTTCTGTCACTGGAGGGGCCTAGTGTTGGCCAAGGTATTGCGCGTGTAAGGCGCGTTTCTCCCCCCTCCGGACGTGATTTTGTCCTTTTGCGCGTTTATGGGAGTCAGTCTCCCTATACGCGTTGCCTCTATCTTCCAACGCAAACGCATGTGCAGCTGGGGCCCAGCCTCTTCCGTCCTCAGCCAATTTGGCTTTCGTTCCAGCTCCCTTCGTCAAAATGACTCCACTTTTGACTAAGAAGTCAAAATGACTAAGCTAAATGAATGGTTGGAGAAGGCTTCCGGAAAAGCCAaagccattttggcttttgactacaaccgttggagatgccctaaagATTCACAGTTTCACATGGATTTTTGTGTGAAAAATGAACacaatttgtttttttatttttttatttatttattttttttacacaTGAAGCCTGCAATAAATAGTGTGTCAAATATAAATAAACATTCATAGAAATTGTGTAATTAATTtgctttttgttttattttgaagtatgattcatatggaaatttatgtgaaatatcaaatttttttaatatattacATTCTTACCCTCAATAAGACATGAAATGGTCTGTTTCAAAtgtttaaattttaaaaaaaaaatttaaataaattttgaaattCTTCAGTATGGAGTTCCGATGTCCACTCCGAATCTCCGAGTCCAAAATAGATAGCATTAGATGCATCTAGCGAGACGAAGTAATTTATAGCTATGTCGTGATCCAACTGTCTAGGGAGAAGGTAGTTAGTAGTATACAAAGAATTTATGGAAAGAAATTAATGAATTGGGATATTTGAATTTTCAAAGAGTTATcaaaaagacttcacacggatatctgtgtgaaacaACATATTTTAAGAATTAATTTGTTGTGTATAAACATGTTTATTAATTTTAAATAGTtaagttgtttttattttattttgaaataaaattCACACGGATTTTTTTCTGtatcaaatctaattcataCGGAAGTCTGTGTGAATGTCTGAcacaaataaaataatttttaaaacataaataaattttaacAAGGACGTCTGTGTGTAACCATaattcacacagaaatctgtgtgaatttcacacggaaatccgtgtgaatttCACACGGAAATCCGTATGAATTTTCGTGGTCCCACTTCTAGTTTTCATTTCACACGGAAAATTATGTGAACATAGTTGTACACACAAAAATCCGTGTGTTTGCAATGTTTTACACACAGATGCTTCTCCGTGTGAATATCTGTGTGAACCAAATCTGTGTGTGATGGGAGGTTTTTCTAGTAGCGTGGGAAGTCACTTGTATCATGGAAGAGCAAGAAGCAAGTTACGGTATCTAGATCATCTGCCGAAGCTGAATATCGATCTATGGCCGCAGCTGCTTGTGAACTTACTTGGTTGAGATACTTGTTGAGAGATTTACGGGTACAACACCCTGAGCCAGCAAGACTATTTTGTGACAATCAAGCTGCTTTATACATCGCAGCAAACCCAGTTTATCATGAACGGACGAAGCACATTGAATTAGATTGTCACACTGTTCGTGAAAGAATTCAAAGAGGGCCGGGGAAGTCAAAACTGCGTATGTGCCAACTGGAAATCAAATAGCTGATTTGTTTACAAAGCCCTTAAGAGCACCTGCTTTCCACTCGCACCTTAGCAAGTTGGGGTGTTATTGACATTCacgctccaacttgagggggagtgataaagaaaagaaaagcagtCAGTGATCGATCCTGATCTTATTGTACGTGTGTGCTTgtgataaagaaaagaaaagaatgatcCACATGTATGCAATTATAGACGACCAAGAATAGTGGAGGGATTGtactgtacacacaca is a genomic window containing:
- the LOC133737523 gene encoding uncharacterized protein LOC133737523, whose protein sequence is MNRLRKLLMQEEEDAITRNRQRALVMQAASSHILRIQEEESQWGGSQPGRQYIARDREAMDRRLKALYFTSPCRFQGDIFRRRYRMRPHVFDQMMHDVANHDPYFVQTDDASGKVGLSTEQKLTCAMRMLAYGLPADLCDEFLDVAESTALEILSHFTRAIWNVYHDHYLRRPTPADLQRLLDVADKRGFPEMVGSLDCMHWQWKNCPTSWQGHFTGYKGKPTIILEAVASYDAWIWHAYFGLPGSLNDINVLGMSPLFNEICTGEAPRVSYHVGDREYGQCYYLVDGIYPKWGSFVKAIRNPITPEQAHFTKMQESYRKDVERAFGILQARFAIVRGPARGWDREDLSYIMMTCIILHNMIVDDEREEDEESPFDPDDIPTRPRKAQIYERYEDDHEVERNRPELEEFMTRYQGVRCPIVHRVLEGDLVNHLWNMKLQAERNRR